In bacterium, the genomic stretch GACAGCATTTGAGTAGCAACTCTGGTCTTCCCTCCAGCCATAGGCAGTAAGGCTTCCTGGGAGTATTTGAAAATCCTCTCCATATTGTTGAGCAAAGCAGATGATTGTTCCTCCACCCTTTGCATAGTCTTTTAGCTTCTCTTTGAATGATTGTGTATTTAAGCCATCTAATCCACCGGTAGGAATTAGTAAAATAGGATATTTGGTGAATAAACTTAATTCTCCACTTGGGTCTCTTAGGTTAAATGTTTCCCCTATGTCTTTTAGCATATCAGCAACAGCCATTGAAAAGCCATTGTTTAAAATGAGAATCTTTGAGTTAAAGTCTACCTCTACCTTGTCATAATGGATTGTGCTTACATCCATTGTCTCATCAGGATGGTCACAGCCTGGGGATTTTACGCTCCTTGAATTTACCCCTATGTTAAAGGAATAGACGATCGCACTTTCATTCCCTGCTTCATCCTTTGCTTTAAGGTAAAAGGTATAATCTCCCTCGCTTAAGGTATATGATACAGAGGTATTTGTTGAAAACCCTCCACATCCTCCAATGCCATAGGAATATAGAATCTTATTGCTTTCTGTGTAGTTATCGCTTCCTTTCCAAGCAAATGATGCCCTACCTGAGCTTTTGTAATAACCTATAAAATTATCCTTGCAATCATATTGATATGTTATTATTGCATTCCTAATATCTGTATTCGTAATCTCTACACTTGGTGGGGTGGTGTCGATGTAGATAGGATGGTCGGTGATTTTCTTTCCCTGCGGGTATTCTATTGCCTCATCGGGGATTCCTGTGATAGAAAGGGATATTTCATAAACAAGGTCATCATCCTTTGCCAGCTTGTTGCTTGAGGTAACCTCCATTGTGGTTTCTTTCTTTCCACTTGCTGGAATGGTTAAAAAAGAATCTGGGGATTTAGAAATGTAGAGGCAACCTGAAGATTCTATACAATCCAAGGAAAGGTTTGCCTTGTATTCCTTCTTTGTCTTATTCTCAACGGTTATCTTATGAGCCTTTGTCTGGTTTGGTTTAAATGAATGATATGTTGGGTCAATCTGAACAATAAAGCCAGCCTTTGTTTTGAAGGTAAATGAGTAATATTCTAGGGAATTCCCTGCCTTATCCTTGATTGCTCCTTTTTGGATTGCTACGCTATATTCTGTCATTGGTTTAAATTGCTCTGGTTCAAATTTGATGTTATTTCCATCACAAGACCAATTTCCTGAAACAGGAGGGGAAATCCTGCATTTTGTCTTATCAAAGCTATCTGGGTCAATCCCAGAGGCATAGTTATTAACCTCTGGGTCTTCAAGGGCTATTGAGACAATCTTATCAAGGGGGACATTTTGTTCTTCATTCGTTGGGTCGGTGGATTTGATGATGGGATTTGTGGCGTCAATGTAAAATTTATGCC encodes the following:
- a CDS encoding Ig-like domain-containing protein, with the translated sequence MNKSLVFIAACHSFSLANAFNARNFLGYKDLSYAPISRQDTENIFYNMGGLKDDVDGEKGNDTIHYALSCVHNENLKVQLNGPTMRLYLAPKILKVEVNREVGIDKEEIYTYKYPDLTYPFIDFPYPEDLSDCQKKPAKAGRLRVKIRFSEEMDTGWLGQPTKVYLKPAGSEDPIEVKHEFWLKSLYDNDTWDGYINIPSNQADRWDGLATLMVKGLDHFNEDDSSKNSGGELDTDGDGIYNGYDTWHKFYIDATNPIIKSTDPTNEEQNVPLDKIVSIALEDPEVNNYASGIDPDSFDKTKCRISPPVSGNWSCDGNNIKFEPEQFKPMTEYSVAIQKGAIKDKAGNSLEYYSFTFKTKAGFIVQIDPTYHSFKPNQTKAHKITVENKTKKEYKANLSLDCIESSGCLYISKSPDSFLTIPASGKKETTMEVTSSNKLAKDDDLVYEISLSITGIPDEAIEYPQGKKITDHPIYIDTTPPSVEITNTDIRNAIITYQYDCKDNFIGYYKSSGRASFAWKGSDNYTESNKILYSYGIGGCGGFSTNTSVSYTLSEGDYTFYLKAKDEAGNESAIVYSFNIGVNSRSVKSPGCDHPDETMDVSTIHYDKVEVDFNSKILILNNGFSMAVADMLKDIGETFNLRDPSGELSLFTKYPILLIPTGGLDGLNTQSFKEKLKDYAKGGGTIICFAQQYGEDFQILPGSLTAYGWREDQSCYSNAVYIQDYHPIISSQQKQGMDAGVDGYFLKYPDNSTIILARTKNDLPAMISYPYGKGSIIVGTLYSDWGYRRNQVSREERLMINNLITFVKNKDIQEIEPEQTITIPFSSTETIRLYNPEKKLIATLTTNIFTYTTTNKDILGIYEIRYGTNTEAFVLRKKIPVGEISLGDYQIWANADEFGLLRKPFFYIIGKREAAENKNESQESRVGSQESEVR